A portion of the Helicoverpa zea isolate HzStark_Cry1AcR chromosome 25, ilHelZeax1.1, whole genome shotgun sequence genome contains these proteins:
- the LOC124642682 gene encoding trypsin CFT-1-like isoform X1: protein MWDIRTNMWCVTLLLIAVASCNAESFELKTAELSSQTVSRIVGGVETTVERYPFIVQVLYNGQFNCGGSLLTSRHVLSAGHCFVNKFGYVLPAILFAIRMGTTFLNTGGSLHQVSTVIVHESFNNPSRDNDVAVVVLSTAATLSSSVQFAVLGPRGQELPDNTSVTAVGWGLTNVNNTMASTVLNEVTVLKVNRSVCEARYRLLEEIYSAPFPVTNSMICAGILDVGGKDTCNGDSGGPLLYGNLLVGVTSWSWGCAEPTWPGVYARVANYTDWIEAKIQQYNSATISRVGAVTLLTPLLFLILNL from the exons ATGTGGGACATACGAACAAACATGTGGTGTGTTACTTTGTTATTAATTGCAGTTGCAAGCT GTAATGCAGAATCATTTGAATTAAAGACGGCTGAGCTGTCTTCTCAGACTGTCAGTCGAATTGTAGGCGGGGTGGAGACCACCGTGGAAAGGTATCCATTTATTGTTCAG GTGCTATACAATGGACAGTTCAATTGCGGGGGCTCCTTGCTGACGTCACGGCATGTTCTCTCTGCGGGGCACTGCTTCGTCAATAA ATTCGGTTATGTACTACCAGCTATCCTCTTTGCCATTAGGATGGGCACAACATTCCTGAACACTG GTGGATCTCTGCACCAAGTATCGACAGTGATAGTCCACGAATCGTTCAACAACCCGTCCCGGGATAACGACGTGGCCGTGGTGGTGTTGAGTACAGCAGCTACCCTCAGCTCCAGCGTGCAGTTCGCGGTCCTCGGACCCCGGGGACAGGAGCTACCTGACAACACTTCCGTCACCGCCGTCGGGTGGGGGCTCACTAAT GTGAATAATACAATGGCGTCAACAGTATTGAATGAGGTGACCGTACTGAAAGTCAACCGGTCGGTCTGCGAGGCTCGTTACCGCCTCTTGGAGGAGATATATTCTGCTCCGTTCCCGGTGACCAATAGCATGATTTGTGCCGGAATACTGGATGTTGGAG GCAAGGACACATGCAATGGTGACTCGGGCGGGCCGCTGCTGTACGGGAATCTGTTGGTGGGAGTCACCTCGTGGAGCTGGGGCTGCGCCGAGCCGACGTGGCCCGGCGTGTACGCCAGGGTCGCGAATTACACCGACTGGATCGAAGCTAAG ATTCAGCAATATAACTCGGCGACCATCAGCAGAGTCGGGGCCGTTACTCTACTCACGCCTTTATTGTTCCTGATACtcaacttataa
- the LOC124642682 gene encoding achelase-1-like isoform X2, translated as MWDIRTNMWCVTLLLIAVASCNAESFELKTAELSSQTVSRIVGGVETTVERYPFIVQVLYNGQFNCGGSLLTSRHVLSAGHCFVNKFGYVLPAILFAIRMGTTFLNTGGSLHQVSTVIVHESFNNPSRDNDVAVVVLSTAATLSSSVQFAVLGPRGQELPDNTSVTAVGWGLTNARTHAMVTRAGRCCTGICWWESPRGAGAAPSRRGPACTPGSRITPTGSKLRFSNITRRPSAESGPLLYSRLYCS; from the exons ATGTGGGACATACGAACAAACATGTGGTGTGTTACTTTGTTATTAATTGCAGTTGCAAGCT GTAATGCAGAATCATTTGAATTAAAGACGGCTGAGCTGTCTTCTCAGACTGTCAGTCGAATTGTAGGCGGGGTGGAGACCACCGTGGAAAGGTATCCATTTATTGTTCAG GTGCTATACAATGGACAGTTCAATTGCGGGGGCTCCTTGCTGACGTCACGGCATGTTCTCTCTGCGGGGCACTGCTTCGTCAATAA ATTCGGTTATGTACTACCAGCTATCCTCTTTGCCATTAGGATGGGCACAACATTCCTGAACACTG GTGGATCTCTGCACCAAGTATCGACAGTGATAGTCCACGAATCGTTCAACAACCCGTCCCGGGATAACGACGTGGCCGTGGTGGTGTTGAGTACAGCAGCTACCCTCAGCTCCAGCGTGCAGTTCGCGGTCCTCGGACCCCGGGGACAGGAGCTACCTGACAACACTTCCGTCACCGCCGTCGGGTGGGGGCTCACTAAT GCAAGGACACATGCAATGGTGACTCGGGCGGGCCGCTGCTGTACGGGAATCTGTTGGTGGGAGTCACCTCGTGGAGCTGGGGCTGCGCCGAGCCGACGTGGCCCGGCGTGTACGCCAGGGTCGCGAATTACACCGACTGGATCGAAGCTAAG ATTCAGCAATATAACTCGGCGACCATCAGCAGAGTCGGGGCCGTTACTCTACTCACGCCTTTATTGTTCCTGA
- the LOC124642681 gene encoding zinc finger protein OZF-like isoform X3 — protein sequence MTKFCLTVQENEDKLRKYLKEGTLQEYYLNFSNNFPIKAEETEPIIFYDSQCVKNEDSNTELGTEKCKIKSKRKLNIAQNKDNNLDYNSLKGEDPADSFNSNHSSSDDETTLSTIKIEKELHTGPTEIQNKKRPRKKRKENNSMPLNEPHHTIDTNKESVKQFTCLTCLKPCDSQSDLNKHYHKEHLNKNISTKYAEKEIDGSIMYGCDICEENFSTKKDILKHVDSHNDERPLICKLCGRTYKTVMEIIRHARVHSGVKLQCSYNCGYSTAYQGALKEHENRHQSVHKYTCEKCGKGFNVKTWYEQHQNIHTGLKPFVCSICGLAFHMARYLTAHRSSMHPQSSSLKRYICVHCGQKCDSANSLSLHLEEHGINKEKEFLCDFCGKILSSADQLKYHHRMHSGVKPYSCSICNKSFAKRYNVKVHMTSHSGEKIHSCPRCGKRYAQRSTLLQHLKRHHAGTSPERTA from the exons ATGACCAAATTCTGTTTAACTGTACAAGAAAACGAAGATAAATTAAGAAAGTATTTAAAAGAAGGCACTTTGCAGGAGTATTACTTaaatttttctaataattttccTATTAAAGCAGAAGAAACTGaaccaattatattttatgatagtCAGTGTGTAAAAAATGAAGATAGCAATACTGAATTAGGTACagaaaaatgcaaaattaaaagtaaaagaaaactTAACATAGCTCAAAATAAAGACAATAATTTGGATTATAACAGTCTAAAAGGTGAAGACCCGGCTGATAGTTTTAATAGCAACCACAGTAGCTCAGACGATGAAACAACACTTTCAactataaaaatagaaaaagaacTACACACTGGCCCTACAGAAATTCAAAATAAGAAACGaccaagaaaaaaaagaaaagagaatAACTCTATGCCATTAAATGAACCGCATCATACCATAGACACAAACAAGGAGTCTGTAAAACAATTTACTTGTCTCACTTGTTTAAAACCATGTGATTCTCAGTCAGATCTCAATAAACATTATCATAAAGaacatttaaataagaatattaGTACAAAATATGCCGAAAAAGAAATAGATGGTAGTATAATGTATGGCTGTGATATTTGTGAGGAAAATTTTAGTACAAAgaaagatattttaaaacatgttgATAGTCACAATGATGAGAGACCGTTAATTTGTAAGCTTTGCg GAAGAACATATAAGACAGTTATGGAGATCATTCGGCACGCTCGGGTTCACAGTGGTGTAAAACTTCAGTGTTCTTACAATTGTGGGTATTCTACTGCTTATCAGGGTGCTTTGAAGGAACATGAGAACAGACATCAGTCTGTACATAAG TACACCTGTGAGAAATGTGGCAAGGGTTTCAACGTGAAGACCTGGTATGAACAGCATCAGAACATCCATACGGGACTGAAGCCTTTTGTCTGCAGTATATGTGGGCTAGCCTTTCATATGGCCAG ATATTTAACAGCTCACAGAAGCTCGATGCATCCACAATCGTCAAGCTTGAAACGGTACATATGTGTGCATTGCGGACAAAAGTGTGATAGTGCCAACAGTCTTAGTTTGCATTTAGAG GAACAcggaataaataaagaaaaggaGTTCCTGTGTGATTTCTGTGGCAAGATCCTCTCCAGTGCTGATCAATTGAAGTACCATCACAGGATGCATTCCGGCGTCAAGCCATATTCGTGCAG CATATGCAACAAGTCGTTTGCAAAGCGGTACAACGTTAAAGTTCACATGACATCTCATTCTGGTGAAAAAATACACTCTTGCCCACGCTGCGGGAAGAGGTATGCGCAGAGAAGTACACTTCTGCAACATTTGAAAAG GCACCACGCTGGGACGTCGCCTGAGCGCACTGCGTAA
- the LOC124642681 gene encoding zinc finger protein OZF-like isoform X1 — MTMDIGYLCRFCLSSSDNNMCKIQECDIFSKIRTFLTIDISTDESLPNKLCNECIKKISDMTKFCLTVQENEDKLRKYLKEGTLQEYYLNFSNNFPIKAEETEPIIFYDSQCVKNEDSNTELGTEKCKIKSKRKLNIAQNKDNNLDYNSLKGEDPADSFNSNHSSSDDETTLSTIKIEKELHTGPTEIQNKKRPRKKRKENNSMPLNEPHHTIDTNKESVKQFTCLTCLKPCDSQSDLNKHYHKEHLNKNISTKYAEKEIDGSIMYGCDICEENFSTKKDILKHVDSHNDERPLICKLCGRTYKTVMEIIRHARVHSGVKLQCSYNCGYSTAYQGALKEHENRHQSVHKYTCEKCGKGFNVKTWYEQHQNIHTGLKPFVCSICGLAFHMARYLTAHRSSMHPQSSSLKRYICVHCGQKCDSANSLSLHLEEHGINKEKEFLCDFCGKILSSADQLKYHHRMHSGVKPYSCSICNKSFAKRYNVKVHMTSHSGEKIHSCPRCGKRYAQRSTLLQHLKRHHAGTSPERTA, encoded by the exons atgaccATGGATATTGGATATTTATGTCGATTTTGTTTATCATCATCCGACAATAACATGTGCAAGATACAAGAATGCGACATATTTAGTAAAATTCGAACTTTTCTGACTATAGAC ATATCAACTGATGAATCTTTGCCAAACAAATTATGCAATGAATGCATTAAAAAGATATCAGACATGACCAAATTCTGTTTAACTGTACAAGAAAACGAAGATAAATTAAGAAAGTATTTAAAAGAAGGCACTTTGCAGGAGTATTACTTaaatttttctaataattttccTATTAAAGCAGAAGAAACTGaaccaattatattttatgatagtCAGTGTGTAAAAAATGAAGATAGCAATACTGAATTAGGTACagaaaaatgcaaaattaaaagtaaaagaaaactTAACATAGCTCAAAATAAAGACAATAATTTGGATTATAACAGTCTAAAAGGTGAAGACCCGGCTGATAGTTTTAATAGCAACCACAGTAGCTCAGACGATGAAACAACACTTTCAactataaaaatagaaaaagaacTACACACTGGCCCTACAGAAATTCAAAATAAGAAACGaccaagaaaaaaaagaaaagagaatAACTCTATGCCATTAAATGAACCGCATCATACCATAGACACAAACAAGGAGTCTGTAAAACAATTTACTTGTCTCACTTGTTTAAAACCATGTGATTCTCAGTCAGATCTCAATAAACATTATCATAAAGaacatttaaataagaatattaGTACAAAATATGCCGAAAAAGAAATAGATGGTAGTATAATGTATGGCTGTGATATTTGTGAGGAAAATTTTAGTACAAAgaaagatattttaaaacatgttgATAGTCACAATGATGAGAGACCGTTAATTTGTAAGCTTTGCg GAAGAACATATAAGACAGTTATGGAGATCATTCGGCACGCTCGGGTTCACAGTGGTGTAAAACTTCAGTGTTCTTACAATTGTGGGTATTCTACTGCTTATCAGGGTGCTTTGAAGGAACATGAGAACAGACATCAGTCTGTACATAAG TACACCTGTGAGAAATGTGGCAAGGGTTTCAACGTGAAGACCTGGTATGAACAGCATCAGAACATCCATACGGGACTGAAGCCTTTTGTCTGCAGTATATGTGGGCTAGCCTTTCATATGGCCAG ATATTTAACAGCTCACAGAAGCTCGATGCATCCACAATCGTCAAGCTTGAAACGGTACATATGTGTGCATTGCGGACAAAAGTGTGATAGTGCCAACAGTCTTAGTTTGCATTTAGAG GAACAcggaataaataaagaaaaggaGTTCCTGTGTGATTTCTGTGGCAAGATCCTCTCCAGTGCTGATCAATTGAAGTACCATCACAGGATGCATTCCGGCGTCAAGCCATATTCGTGCAG CATATGCAACAAGTCGTTTGCAAAGCGGTACAACGTTAAAGTTCACATGACATCTCATTCTGGTGAAAAAATACACTCTTGCCCACGCTGCGGGAAGAGGTATGCGCAGAGAAGTACACTTCTGCAACATTTGAAAAG GCACCACGCTGGGACGTCGCCTGAGCGCACTGCGTAA
- the LOC124642681 gene encoding zinc finger protein 724-like isoform X2, whose translation MTMDIGYLCRFCLSSSDNNMCKIQECDIFSKIRTFLTIDISTDESLPNKLCNECIKKISDMTKFCLTVQENEDKLRKYLKEGTLQEYYLNFSNNFPIKAEETEPIIFYDSQCVKNEDSNTELGTEKCKIKSKRKLNIAQNKDNNLDYNSLKGEDPADSFNSNHSSSDDETTLSTIKIEKELHTGPTEIQNKKRPRKKRKENNSMPLNEPHHTIDTNKESVKQFTCLTCLKPCDSQSDLNKHYHKEHLNKNISTKYAEKEIDGSIMYGCDICEENFSTKKDILKHVDSHNDERPLICKLCGRTYKTVMEIIRHARVHSGVKLQCSYNCGYSTAYQGALKEHENRHQSVHKYTCEKCGKGFNVKTWYEQHQNIHTGLKPFVCSICGLAFHMARYLTAHRSSMHPQSSSLKRYICVHCGQKCDSANSLSLHLEEHGINKEKEFLCDFCGKILSSADQLKYHHRMHSGVKPYSCRHHAGTSPERTA comes from the exons atgaccATGGATATTGGATATTTATGTCGATTTTGTTTATCATCATCCGACAATAACATGTGCAAGATACAAGAATGCGACATATTTAGTAAAATTCGAACTTTTCTGACTATAGAC ATATCAACTGATGAATCTTTGCCAAACAAATTATGCAATGAATGCATTAAAAAGATATCAGACATGACCAAATTCTGTTTAACTGTACAAGAAAACGAAGATAAATTAAGAAAGTATTTAAAAGAAGGCACTTTGCAGGAGTATTACTTaaatttttctaataattttccTATTAAAGCAGAAGAAACTGaaccaattatattttatgatagtCAGTGTGTAAAAAATGAAGATAGCAATACTGAATTAGGTACagaaaaatgcaaaattaaaagtaaaagaaaactTAACATAGCTCAAAATAAAGACAATAATTTGGATTATAACAGTCTAAAAGGTGAAGACCCGGCTGATAGTTTTAATAGCAACCACAGTAGCTCAGACGATGAAACAACACTTTCAactataaaaatagaaaaagaacTACACACTGGCCCTACAGAAATTCAAAATAAGAAACGaccaagaaaaaaaagaaaagagaatAACTCTATGCCATTAAATGAACCGCATCATACCATAGACACAAACAAGGAGTCTGTAAAACAATTTACTTGTCTCACTTGTTTAAAACCATGTGATTCTCAGTCAGATCTCAATAAACATTATCATAAAGaacatttaaataagaatattaGTACAAAATATGCCGAAAAAGAAATAGATGGTAGTATAATGTATGGCTGTGATATTTGTGAGGAAAATTTTAGTACAAAgaaagatattttaaaacatgttgATAGTCACAATGATGAGAGACCGTTAATTTGTAAGCTTTGCg GAAGAACATATAAGACAGTTATGGAGATCATTCGGCACGCTCGGGTTCACAGTGGTGTAAAACTTCAGTGTTCTTACAATTGTGGGTATTCTACTGCTTATCAGGGTGCTTTGAAGGAACATGAGAACAGACATCAGTCTGTACATAAG TACACCTGTGAGAAATGTGGCAAGGGTTTCAACGTGAAGACCTGGTATGAACAGCATCAGAACATCCATACGGGACTGAAGCCTTTTGTCTGCAGTATATGTGGGCTAGCCTTTCATATGGCCAG ATATTTAACAGCTCACAGAAGCTCGATGCATCCACAATCGTCAAGCTTGAAACGGTACATATGTGTGCATTGCGGACAAAAGTGTGATAGTGCCAACAGTCTTAGTTTGCATTTAGAG GAACAcggaataaataaagaaaaggaGTTCCTGTGTGATTTCTGTGGCAAGATCCTCTCCAGTGCTGATCAATTGAAGTACCATCACAGGATGCATTCCGGCGTCAAGCCATATTCGTGCAG GCACCACGCTGGGACGTCGCCTGAGCGCACTGCGTAA
- the LOC124642679 gene encoding MAM and LDL-receptor class A domain-containing protein 1-like, translating into MFVKCLLLLFVLSFVEADHYRYYRPTGSACVVPRIPHGRVRPKQRGSFIKYICSPGYTLVGNKYATCRAGRWDEPIPICVKSGCPPLEEVKNAVTIPSHNWAWVVYFCLPGHQLVGSPALYCDGSQWNATVPGCYDNSAKVSTFCDFEDSNVCGWKRDDLHDFDWRWWSNRTPSSFLQTGPTYDHTYGANGTGHYMYIESTGAVPNDTARLLSPVYDASVAKDGCFVFYYHMYGRSVGGLRVYQKPDSVSMYQLLSKASSENYTLFEQWGDQGNEWYSGVSMLSEVNEDFQIVIEGIRGESFMSDIAIDDVSIQHGENCTRAISEAVTPPSILQESCVGRCDYFGEAKTPRGCRCNLVCVVTQNCCPDFLDVCDFDANIYPTAPDTSASSGPPPQTQKLIATTTETLPPTTSSTTTTTKRTTTTTTTTTTTTTPKPKPTTRVTLPTTKLLTTTTTTTSVSTTARPTTARRTTTTRKPTPTPKPTTTSTTSKPKPIPRKEATTLTVSVFPMTSTTILFSSTKHEDVKTTDMGKHAKMVAKKSEGMSGATVTVTVLLVCIAVVGILSVGFVMSRSSRGVAALARIRGRTMSDPEVHYLKSDVEDD; encoded by the exons atgtttgtaaagtgtttattattgttatttgttctCAGTTTTGTTGAAGCAGACC ATTATCGTTATTACCGTCCCACAGGATCAGCATGCGTGGTCCCTCGTATCCCCCACGGCCGCGTGCGACCGAAGCAACGGGggtcttttataaaatatatctgtTCACCCGGATATACGTTAGTGGGCAACAAATATGCCACGTGTAGAGCTGGACGGTGGGATGAACCAATACCTATTTGTGTTA AGTCCGGCTGCCCACCACTGGAAGAAGTAAAGAACGCAGTGACTATCCCGTCTCATAACTGGGCTTGggtggtttatttttgtttacccGGACATCAACTTGTTGGCTCACCAGCATTATACTGCGATGGATCACAGTGGAACGCTACTGTTCCGGGATGCTATg ATAACTCTGCGAAAGTGTCGACTTTTTGCGACTTCGAAGACTCGAACGTTTGCGGGTGGAAACGGGATGACTTGCATGACTTCGACTGGCGATGGTGGAGTAACAGGACTCCCAGTTCCTTCCTTCAAACTGGACCTACTTATGATCATACCTACGGGGCTAATGGCACAG GTCACTATATGTACATAGAAAGTACGGGAGCCGTGCCGAATGATACAGCCCGGCTGCTGTCACCAGTGTATGACGCTTCCGTGGCTAAAGATGGCTGCTTCGTCTTCTATTACCACATGTACGGAAG gTCTGTAGGTGGTCTCAGGGTCTACCAGAAGCCCGATAGCGTATCCATGTACCAGCTGCTGAGTAAAGCAAGCTCAGAAAACTACACCCTTTTCGAGCAGTGGGGAGACCAGGGCAACGAGTGGTATAGCGGTGTTTCCATGCTTTCTGAAGTCAATGAAGATTTCCAG ATTGTGATAGAAGGCATAAGAGGCGAAAGCTTCATGAGTGATATAGCCATTGACGACGTTTCTATACAGCATGGCGAAAACTGCACCAGAGCCATAAGTGAAGCCGTCACACCACCTTCTATATTAC AAGAATCGTGCGTCGGTCGCTGTGACTATTTCGGCGAAGCTAAGACCCCTCGCGGCTGCAGGTGTAATCTAGTATGTGTGGTCACACAGAACTGCTGTCCTGACTTCTTGGACGTCTGCGATTTTGATGCTA ATATCTATCCAACAGCACCGGATACGTCTGCATCAAGTGGACCACCACCACAGACACAAAAACTAATCGCTACCACCACTGAAACATTACCTCCCACAACTTCTAGTACCACTACTACCACTAAAAGAACCACTACCACCACCACCACTACGACTACCACAACTACTCCTAAGCCTAAACCAACCACCCGTGTAACATTACCTACAACGAAACTGCTTACTACAACGACTACTACTACATCTGTTTCAACTACAGCTAGACCTACCACTGCTAGGCGAACTACCACTACTCGTAAACCTACGCCTACGCCTAAACCTActactactagtactactaGTAAGCCTAAACCAATACCACGTAAAGAAGCTACTACATTAACAGTGTCAGTATTTCCGATGACATCGACGACAATATTGTTTTCGTCGACGAAACATGAAGATGTAAAAACTACAGATATGGGCAAACATGCTAAAATGGTTGCTAAGAAAAGTGAAG GCATGAGTGGTGCAACAGTAACAGTGACAGTACTACTGGTATGCATAGCAGTAGTCGGCATACTGTCTGTCGGCTTCGTCATGTCGCGGTCGTCGCGTGGCGTGGCCGCGCTGGCGCGTATCCGTGGCCGTACTATGTCGGACCCAGAAGTGCATTACCTTAAGAGCGATGTTGAAgatgattaa